Proteins found in one Ctenopharyngodon idella isolate HZGC_01 chromosome 16, HZGC01, whole genome shotgun sequence genomic segment:
- the paqr6 gene encoding membrane progestin receptor delta: protein MLSVRLPQLFDIHQVPKVFREDGIMSGYRHPKSSALDCILSSFQMTNETVNIWTHFLPTWYFLWRFSMLCSTLDFLTESYSWPLLVYMLLICLYPFTSSCAHTFSTMSAEARHICYFFDYGALSLYSLGCGITYGSYVMPDCWVNSWLHQHFVTIAIGNSLFCTSMSCYSRFVELQFPHKSKILRTAAFVVPFLFDSVPLFYRLLSCCWGSCSPSEALASHSYHLFFAFLTCFLFASHLPERLAPGRFDYIGHSHQLFHICAVVGTHFQLEAVLTDMTSRKEWLMSHSALPSFLGTVGALTMGVLLNLGIIGIFSAGLPRTPRQSTSVSSGAHPHQE from the exons ATGCTGAGCGTCAGACTTCCGCAGCTCTTTGACATCCACCAGGTGCCAAAG GTGTTTAGAGAGGACGGCATCATGTCTGGATACCGCCATCCCAAGAGCTCAGCCCTGGACTGCATTCTCAGCAGTTTTCAAATGACCAATGAGACGGTCAATATCTGGACCCACTTCCTGCCAACCTG GTACTTCCTGTGGCGGTTTAGCATGCTGTGCTCCACTCTGGACTTCCTGACGGAGAGCTACTCCTGGCCGCTGCTCGTCTACATGCTTCTGATCTGCCTGTACCCCTTCACCTCCAGTTGtgctcacaccttcagcaccaTGTCGGCCGAGGCACGTCACATCTGCTACTTCTTCGACTACGGAGCGCTCAGCCTGTACAGTCTCG GTTGCGGCATCACATACGGCTCTTACGTGATGCCCGACTGCTGGGTAAACAGTTGGCTTCACCAGCATTTCGTGACCATCGCCATCGGCAACTCGCTCTTTTGTACCAGCATGTCCTGCTACTCCAG GTTTGTAGAGTTGCAGTTCCCACACAAAAGTAAAATCTTGAGAACGGCCGCATTTGTTGTCCCCTTCCTCTTTGATAGTGTCCCACTGTTTTACCGA CTGCTGTCGTGCTGTTGGGGGAGCTGCAGTCCCAGTGAAGCTCTGGCCAGCCACTCTTACCATCTGTTCTTTGCGTTTCTCACATGCTTCCTGTTTGCATCTCACCTGCCCGAGAGACTGGCTCCTGGACGCTTCGACTACATCG GTCACAGTCACCAGCTCTTTCACATATGTGCGGTCGTGGGCACCCATTTCCAGTTGGAGGCAGTGTTGACAGACATGACGTCTCGCAAAGAGTGGCTGATGTCCCACTCCGCTTTACCTTCCTTTCTGGGTACCGTGGGGGCTCTCACAATGGGTGTCCTGCTCAACCTGGGCATCATCGGCATCTTTAGCGCCGGTTTACCGCGAACACCTCGCCAAAGCACTTCAGTCTCTAGTGGTGCCCACCCTCATCAGGAGTAA